Genomic segment of Nocardioides plantarum:
CCAAGCCATCATGAACCTCGGACCCGCACCACTAGGGTGGGCCCCGTGATCACCGCCATCGTGTTCGTCAAGGCCGCGGTCGACCAGATCCCCCAGGTCGCCGAGGCCATCGCCGCGCTCGACGGGGTGACCGAGGTCTACTCCGTCACCGGCCAGATCGACCTGATCGCGATGGTCCGGGTCCGCCATCACGAGGACGTCGCCGCCGTGGTGGCCGACCGGGTCAACAAGGTCCCGGGCGTGCGCGAGACCGAGACCCACATCGCGTTCCGGGCCTACTCCCGCCACGACCTGGAGTCGGCGTTCTCCCTCGGGCTCGACTGATCTCGACCTGCGATCCCGCTGGCCTGGTGACCACGGTGACCCGGACACTGTGACTGTCGTTACAGTCGCGCGATGACCTGGCTCGATCTCGTCGGCTGGGGCGGCAGCGCCCTCCTCGTGTTCTCCCTGCTGCAGGCGCGGGTGCTCCGCTTCCGGGCGCTCAACCTGGTGGGCTGCCTGATCCTGCTGGTGTTCAACGCCCTGCTCGAGGTCTGGCCGATGGTCGGGATGAACGCCGTGCTCGCCGCGATCAACGTGTGGTTCCTGGTGCGTCTGCTCCGCGACCGGCACGACGCCACCGCCTTCGAGGTGATCGAGGTCGGCCGCGACGACGCCTACCTGCGGCACCTGCTCGCGGTCCACGGCGACGACATCCGGCGCTACCAGCCGGACTCGACCTGGGCCCCGGTCGCCGAGCGCGACCACGCCTTCGTGGTGCTGCACGGCAACGAGACCGTCGGCGTCGTGCTCGTCGACGCCGACCACGACGTCGCCCGCGTCAGGCTCGACTACGTGACCCCGCGCTACCGCGACTTCACCCCCGGCGAGTTCGTATGGCGCCACAGCGGGGTGCTGGCGGCGCTCGGCTTCCGCCACGTGATGAGCCCGCCCGGCATGGTCGACGCCTACTACGCCCGCGTGGGGTTCCGACCCAACGGGCGCGAGTACGTCCTCGACCTCTGAGGCGGCGCTCCTCAGGACCTCAGGACGCCGCGGCGGCCACCCACCGCTCGAGGGTGGCGTGGGCCGCACCCGAGTCGATGGCGGCGGTCGCCCGCACGATGCCGGCGGCCAGGGCGTCGTCGAGCGCCGATCCGTCGGCGGTGTGCACGGCGAGGGCCGCGCCCGCGTTGAGGACGACGGCGTCGCGGACCGGGCCGGGATCGCCGGCGAGGAGGCGGCGTACGACGTCGGCGTTGTGGGCGGCGTCGCCACCGACGAGGTCGGCGGTCGTGGCGGGGGCCAGGCCCAGGGCGGTGGGGTCGACCGTGAACGGACCGGTCACCGCTCCCCCGGTGGCGACGTAGACGGTCGAGGTCGTGGTCGTGGTGAGCTCGTCGAGGCCGTCGTCCCCGCGGAAGACCCAGGCGTCCGAGCCCCGCTCGGCGAACACCCCCGCCATCACCGGCACCATCCGCGGGTCGGCGCACCCGATGGCCTGGGCCGCGGGGCGCACGGGGTTGGCCAGGGGGCCGAGGAAGTTGAAGGTCGTGCCGATCCCGAGCTCGCGCCGCGGCACGGCCGTATGGCGCATCGCGGGGTTGAAGGCGGCCGCGAAGCAGAACGTGATGCCGGCCTCCTCGGCGACGGCGGCCACCCGGTCGGGCGGCAGGTCGAGCCGGATGCCGAGAGCCTCGAGCACGTCGGCGCTGCCGGCCAGGGACGAGGCCGACCGGTTGCCGTGCTTGACCACGGTGACCCCCGCGCCCGCGGCGACGATGGCGGCCATGGTCGAGATGTTGACCGAGTTGGAGCGGTCGGCTCCGGTACCGACGACGTCGAGCAGTCGACCCTCGACGGTGATGCGCGTACGCCGGGCGTACATCGCGTCGGCCAGGCCGGTCACCTCCGCGACGGTCTCGCCCTTGGCGCGCAGCGCGACGGCGAAGCCGGCGATCTGGGCGGGCGTGGCCTCGCCCGCGAGGATCTCGCCCATCGCCCAGGAGGCCTGGTCGGCCGACAGGTCGGTGCCGGCGACCAGCGCCGACAAGACCGCGGGCCAGGTCACGGCGCCGCCGCCGAGCCTGCGAGGCGGCGGATCACGCCGGGAGGTCGAGGAGCCGGGCGAGCGAGGAACGAGCTGGCCACCGGCGTCTCGAGACCCACGACCACGGTCAAGACGTCGCGGGCACGCGCGAGCGCAGCAGCCCCACGACCGACTCGGCCAGCTGGATCGGGTCGATCGGGTGCGGGACCGCGGCGTCGGCGCGGGACCAGGTGGCCAGCCACGCGTCCTGCGGGCGACCGGTGAGCACCAGGAGGGGCGGGCAGCGGTAGATCTCGTCCTTGAGCTGCTTGGCGATGCCCATGCCGCCGGCCGGCGCGGCCTCGCCGTCGAGGATCGCCAGGGCGATGTGGCCGGCGTCCATGTTCTGGATCACGACCGGCTCCGTGGCCACCTCGACGTACTCGACCTCGGGGAGGTCGGGGTGGGGGCGACGGCCCAGGGCCAGGATCACCTGCTGGCGCACGGAGGAGTCGTCGCTGTAGACGAGCACCTTGAGGCGGGGCGCGGTGGCCCCGGAGGCGGCGGAGGACGAGGCGTCGGTCACGGCGCTCATGCTAGCCGTGGGAGGGCGACGCGGGCTCGGCCGCCTGAGCGGCACGCGCCTCGCGCGCCTCGATCAGGTCGAGGCGCCGGTCCTCCCGCTTGGCCTCGGCCATCGACTGGCGGACCCACTGCACGAACAGCACGACGAAGAACGACAGCCCGATCAGGTCGCCCGAGGCCCACAGGATGCCGCCGGCGAGGTTCTGGTCGGCGGCGGGACTGGGCAGCCACTCGCCCATCGGCCCGTCGTGGAGGCGGGGGTACCAGTCGCCGCCGAGCAGGGTGGACTGCCCCATGATCGTGATCCCGAGGAAGGCGTGGAAGGGCAGCGTGCCGACCGTCAGCGCCACCCGGAAGGGGTAGGACACCCGGCCCGGCACCGGGTCGATCCCCATCAGCGGCCAGAAGAACAGCGCACCGACCACGACGAGGTGCACGTGCATCGCCTCGTGCACCCACACGTGCTCGAGCGACGCGCGGTACCAGCCGGAGAAGTAGAGCGCCCACGGCGAGATCACGTAGAGCCCGAAGGTCAGCGGAGGGAACGACAGCACCCGGGCGACCCGCGAGTGCAGCAGCGTGAGCAGCCACCGGCGCGGTCGGGCCGGCAGCGTGCGCAGGGCCAGGGTCACCGGGGCACCGAGCGCCAAGAAGAGCGGCACGACCATCGAGAGCACCATGTGCTGCACCATGTGGACGCTGACCAGCGTCGTGTCGTACGCCGCCAGGCCCGACGTCGTCGCGACGAGGAACGCCCCCATCCCGACGCCGACGAAGGCCACGGTCCGGCCCAGCGGCCACGCGTCGCCGCGGCGTCGCAGCCGGGCCACACCGAGCAGGTAGAGACCGCACGCCCACACCGTCACCACGACGGGCAGCGGGGCCGGCGACCACTGGCTGAAGAAGGCTCCGGGCGTCAGTCGCGGGAGCACCTCGGAGGCGCTCAGGACGGCTACGGAAGCAGCGGCGGACATACCTGTGAGCGTACGGGTCGGGCTCGCCCGGGGGGTGTGGTGCCATCGGCCAGCGGCCACGCCATAATGATCCCGTGGCGACCACTGCAACGATCCCAGCCTCCCGGCTTCACGGGCACCACGACCGCCCGTCGATGGTCGCCGTGGGCACCATCATCTGGCTGTCCAGCGAGCTCATGTTCTTCGCGGCGCTGTTCGCGTCCTACTTCACGATCCGCTCGGTGAGCCCCGAGCTGTGGAGCCAGAACACCGAGGCCCTCAACGTCCCGTTCGCGGCCGGCAACACCACGATCCTGGTGCTGTCCTCCCTGACCTGCCAGCTCGGCGTGTTCGCCGCCGAGCGCGGCCAGGTCGGACGCTCCGGCGGGCTGCTCGACATCCGCAAGTGGGGCCTGCGCGAGTGGTTCATCCTCACCTACCTGATGGGCGCGGTGTTCATCGGAGGCCAGGCGCTCGAGTACGCCGAGCTGATCCACGAGGGCATCACGATCCCCGACTCGGCCTACGGCACGATGTTCTACCTCACGACCGGCTTCCACGGGCTCCACGTGACCGGCGGCCTGATCGCCTTCCTGCTCGTGCTCGGGCGCACCTACCTGGCCCGCAAGTTCACCCACGAGCAGGCGGTCAGCGCGATCGTCGTGTCCTACTACTGGCACTTCGTCGACGTGGTCTGGATCGGGCTCTTCGCCACGATCTACCTGATCAAGTAGCCCCGACACCACCGACCTGACCCGCTTGACGACGAGACGACTAGGGACCAAGACAGTGCGACTCCTCACCCGATCCGCCGGCAGGCTCTCCCGTCACCGGCGCAAGCCGCTGGCCGGGCTTGCCGTGCTGTTCCTCGCGCTGCTGCTCACCGGCGGCGCCTACTCCCTGTTCTCCCCCGGTGCGCAGGCCGAGCAGACCGGCACCACCAGCGACGACATCGAGGCGGGCCGTCAGCTCTTCCTCGTGAGCTGCTCCACGTGCCACGGCACCAACGGCGAGGGCATCCCCACCGTCCGGGCGGGCAGCCAGTACGGCCCGCCGCTGACCGACGTCGGCGCCGCCTCGGTCGACTTCCAGGTCGGCACCGGCCGGATGCCGCTGGTCCAGCCGGGCCAGCAGGCCGTCCGCAAGCCCCCGGTCTTCGACGAGGAGGAGACCCGCCAGCTCGCTGCGTTCGTCGACTCCCTCGGCACCGGCCCGGAGATCCCGGACAAGTCCGCCTACACGCTGCCCGACGACCTCACCGAGGCCGAGCGCGAGGCCGCGATCACCCGCGGCGGCCAGATCTTCCTGACCAACTGCACGGCCTGCCACAACTTCGACGGGTCCGGCGGCGCCATGCCCCGCGGCGGCCACGCCCCGACGCTGCGCGGCGTCGACTCCCGCTACATCTACGAGGCGCTCCTGACCGGCCCCCAGCAGATGCCGTCGTTCTCCGACGGCAACCTCACCCCTGAGTCCAAGCGCGACGTCATCGCCTACCTCAAGGAGACCGAGAAGACCCCCGGCTACGGCGGTTCCGGCCTCGGCAACCTCGGCCCGGTGAGCGAGGGCCTGTTCGCCTGGCTCGTCGGCATCGGCGGCCTGGTCGGCTTCGCGATCTGGATCGCGGCCCACACCACCCGATCCTCGAAGGGCAAGCCGTCCACGACCGCGGTCCGCCTCCCTCCCGGGGCAGCGGGTCCGAACGAGAGCGGAGCGAGCGCGTGAGCGACCTCGACAAGCACCCTGCCGGCGACACCGGGCACGACGCGCACCTGCCGGCCGTCGCCGAGGAGCCGATCGCCAACCCGGGCCTGCCGGCCCACACGTGGCGTCCGACCGACATCGACGAGGGCCTCGCCAAGCGGGCCGAGCGCCAGGTGTCGGCGCTCTTCACGCTGTCGGCGGTGTTCACCGTCCTGTTCGTCGTCTCCTACTTCGTCTTCGACATCGGCGACAACTGGGAGACCGTCGGCGGGCTCGGCGCCTCCACCGTGATGCTCGGGGTCTGCCTGGGCCTGGCGCTGATGCTCATCGGCGTCGGCATCATCCAGTGGGCCCGCAAGCTCATGGCCGACCAGGAGATGGTCGAGATGCGGCACCCGGCCCGCTCCTCCGACGAGGACCGCGCTGCCACCGTCGCGGCCCTCAACGCCGGCCTCGAGGAGTCCGACCTGGCGAAGCGGCCGCTGATCCGCCGCTCGATGCTGCTGGCCATGGGCCTGCTCGGCGCGCCCGTCGTCATCCTGCTGCGCGACCTCGGCCCCACGCCGTCCTCGGTCGCCAGCGCCGCCGAGGGCACTGGCCTCAAGCACACGCTGTGGGGCACCCGCGACAAGATCCGCGTCGTGCGCGACGTCGTCGGCACCCCCATCCGGGTCTCCGACCTCCAGATCGGCGACCTGGTCAACGCGGTCCCCGACGGCATCTTCGACCTCGAGGGCGTCGACCTGCAGGTCGCCAAGGCCAAGTCCGCCGTGATCGTCGTCAAGATGGCTCCCGAGGACGTGAAGTCCCAACAGGGTGAGGGCTGGGGCATCGACGGCGTGCTTTGCTACTCCAAGATCTGCAGCCACGTCGGCTGCCCGATCTCGCTCTACGAACGCACCACGCACCACGTGCTGTGCCCGTGTCACCAGTCGACGTTCGACCTGGCCGACTCGGCGAAGGTGATCTTCGGTCCGGCCGGGCGGCCGCTGCCCCAGCTGCCCCTCGCGGTCGACGAAGAGGGTTACCTCGTCGCCCAGAGCGACTTCAAAGAACCCGTGGGACCGAGCTTTTGGGATCGTGAGAAATGAGCATCGACACCAGCAAGGTGGCCGACAGCAACACGACGACCGCCGCCACCGCCAAGAAGCCCGGCAAGGCCGGAGCGGTCGCCACCTGGGCCGACGACCGTCTCGGTCTCGGCGGGGCGATGAAGAAGAACCTGCGCAAGGTCTTCCCCGACCACTGGTCGTTCATGCTCGGCGAGATCGCGCTGTGGAGCTTCGTCGTGCTGCTCCTCAGCGGCGTGTTCCTCACCCTCTGGTACGTCCCCAGCATGGGCGAGATCGAGTACCAGGGCTCCTACGACCCGCTGCGCGGCGTCGAGATGTCGGAGGCCTACGCCTCCACGCTCAAGCTGTCGTTCGACGTACGCGGCGGCCTGCTGATGCGCCAGATGCACCACTGGGCCGCGATGATCTTCGTCGCCTCGATGATGGTCCACCTGCTGCGCGTGTGGTTCACCGGCGCCTTCCGCAAGCCCCGTGAGCTCAACTGGGTGATCGGCTGCATCCTGCTGCTGCTCGGCACCCTCGAGGGCTTCACCGGCTACTCGCTGCCCGACGACCTGCTCTCCGGCACCGGCATCCGAGCCGCCGACGGCTTCTTGAAGGCCACCCCCGTGGTGGGCTCCTACATGTCGTTCTTCCTCTTCGGCGGGGAGTTCCCCGGCGAGGCGATCATCCCGCGCCTCTACACGATCCACGTGCTGCTGATCCCCGGCATCCTGCTCGGCCTGATCGCCGCCCACATGCTGCTGCTCGTCTACCACAAGCACACCCAGTGGCCCGGTCCCGGCCGTACCGAGGAGAACGTCGTCGGCTTCCCGATGCTCCCGGTCTACGCCGCCAAGGCCGGCGGGTTCTTCTTCATCGTCTTCGGCGTCGCCGCGTTCATGGGTGGCCTGCTGTCGATCAACCCGGTGTGGAAGTTCGGCCCCTACGACCCGACCAAGGTCACGGCGGGCTCCCAGCCCGACTGGTACATGGGCTGGCCCGACGGCCTGCTGCGCATCATCCCCGGCTGGGAGTCGGTGATCTTCGGCTACACCATCTCGTGGAACGTGATGATCCCGATCCTCATCGTTCCCCCGCTGATGCTGGTCGTGCTGATCCTGCTGCCGTTCGTGGACGCCTGGATCACCGGCGACAAGCGCGAGCACCACCTGCTGCAGCGCCCGCGCGACGCTCCGACGCGCACCGCGATCATGGTCGCGCTGATGACCTTCTACGGCCTCGCCTGGGCCGCGGGCGGCAACGACATCATCGCGATCAAGCTGCACCTGTCGATCAACCAGATCACCTACTTCATGCGTGTCGCCGTCTTCCTCGGCCCCGTCATCGCCTTCTTCGTCACCCGTCGTTGGTGCATCTCGCTCCAGCGTCACGACCAGGACCGGCTGCTGCACGGCTACGAGACCGGCATCATCATGCGGTCCCCCGAGGGCGGCTACAGCGAGCGTCACCTGCCGATCAGCGAGACCGAGGCCTACCGCCTCACGGCTCGCGACCGCGATGTCGTCTACACCGCCGACGGCCACGTCGACGAGAACGGCGTCGCCGCCCCGGGCGGCAAGCTCGACGGCGTGCGCGCCAAGCTGTCGACGCTGATGTTCGCCGACACCCTGCAGAAGCCCACCGCGGCCGAGATCGAGGCGGCGCACCACCACGCCGAGCACGAGCACGCACTCACCGCGGCCTACGACGGCAGCCCCGCCGACGGCCACCAGTTCGACGGCCACCACGCCGTCGAGGGCGAGAGCCTGCGCGGCCACGACGACCAGTAGGTCGCCCCCGCACCACCAGATCAGCACCACCCAGATCGACCCGTCGCCCATGGGCGACGGGTCGATCTGCATCTCACGCTGACCCGTCGCCCATGGGCGACGGGTCAGCGGTCGTTCAGGGGGTGACGGGGCGTGCCGAGCGGTGTCGCTGCCACTCCAGTCGGAGCAGCTGCTCGAGGTCCTGCCGGGGCCCCACCACGTTGTCCCTGCGCGCCACGACGAGCGACCACCGCCTCGTCGTGCGCAGCCACTCGAGCCGGGCCCCGTCAGCGGGCTCGTCATCGACACCGTGGAACTCCTCGCCGAAGTACTCGCACCCGAAGAGCTCCCCGGGGAGACCGACGTCGATGAAGTACTCACCACCGTCCGGGGCCACCTCCGGCACCTGGCACTGCGGCCGGGGCAGCCCGGCTTCGATCCAGCGCTTGCGTGCGATGGACTCGAACGGGGAGTCCGAGCCCCCATCGACCCACGGTGCCCACTGACGGGCCTGGACGATCCCTCGGTAGCCCTTGAACCGGTCGAGCTCCTCGACGAGCTCGGGGACGTCGAAGCAGCGCAGCGTCGCCAGGCTGTCCATCGCGGCCAGGCCCTGGTCGGCCGTCAGCAGCCGTCCCTGGTCGCACGCGGTGCGCAGGGGCTTGGTGACCCTCAGCCCACCGAGGTCCACCACGTCGCGATCGAGCAGCCTGCGCTCGCCGCTGTCGGTCAGGTCGTTACGCAACCGCCTCCCGGGCGGTGCGAAGACCGACGCCCGCGGCGTACGACGGTGGTCCCCGGGGGCCAAGGCCCGCTCCCCCACCCAGGCCCAGGCGGCAGTCCGGTCGGTCACCACGCAGTCGGCGGGCACGACCAGGGCCAGGCATTGCAGGCGCAGGTCGAGCGTGTCCGGCAGCGCGGCGACGTGGAGCACGCCGGGCAGCGGCCGCCGCAGCAGGCCCTTGCCGACGAGCAGACGACGCTGACCCGACGACACCGACAGGTCGTCGGCCTCCGCCGAGCTGAACGCACGGTCGCCCGGGAGCATCGCCAGCAGCTCGGCGAGCAGGTCACCGGTCAGGGGTCGCGTCATGCGGACGATGGTGAGGCAGATCCACCAAGCCCGCATCCGGTCATCCACAGGCAGCGCTGACCCGTCGCCCATGGGCGACGGGTCAGCGTCGATCTGGCATCGACCCGTCGCCCATGGGCGACGGGTCAGCGGGGGGTCAGAGAGCGGAACCCTTGCGGTACTGGCCGAAGGACTTGTTCCAGTCGCCGTAGCCGTTGTCGAAGGTCATCGGGCGGTCGGTGCCGGTGTATTCGACGACGTCGCCGCGGCGGCTCATGGCGTAGAGCCAGGCGGCGTCGGCGGTGCTCATGCCCGTGCACCCGTGGGAGACGTTGGCGTGGCCCTGGGACCCGACGGACCACGGCGCGGCGTGGATGAACTCGCCGGAGTAGGTCAGTCGCATGGCCCACTGGACGTTGTCGATGTCGTAGGACTCCGAGCTGCCCTGGGGGATGCCGACGGTCTCGGAGTTCATCCGCTTGGAGTCGAACTTCTCGACGATGACCTTGACGCCCGAGCGGGTCGTGAAGCCCTCCTTGCCCGTGGTGATCGGGAGGGTGCGCAGCAGCCTGCCGTTCTCGAGGACCTTCATCTGGTGGGTCTGGGCGTCGACCTTGTAGACGTGGGAGGCGCCGACGTCGAACTTGACCGTGCGGTTCTCCTGGCCGTAGATGCCGTTGCCGGCATCGACGCCGTTGACGTCGACGTCGACGTCGACCTTGGTGCCGGCCTTCCAGTACGTCGCGGGGCGCCAGTGGGCCTCGGTGTCGCTGAGCCAGTACCAGGAGCCCTTCTGGGCCGGCGAGGCCGTGACCTTCATGTGCCGCTCGAACTCGGCGTGATCGGTCACCGGCAGGTCGAAGGTGACGATGACGGGCATGCCGACACCGACGGTCTCGCCGTCGAGGGGCGCCACCGACGGGTAGGTCTGCTCGTCGAGGCTCAGCGCCTGGGCGCGGAAGCTGGTGCGGGCCTTCGACGAGGCGCCGTCGGCCTCGGCGGCGGCCGTGACGACGTACTTGGTGTCGGGCTCGAGACGCTCCGAGGCGGTCCACGAGCGGCCGTCGTCACTCAGGGCACCAGCGACCTTGCCGGCCGGGGAGGTGACCGCGACCGAGGTCAGCGAGCCGCTCGCGGCGGTGACCTCGACCAGCGTCGAGACCGGGACGTCGCGTGAGCCCTGGGCCACGTTGACGTCGATGGCGGGGCCGGTCGGCTCGGGTTCGTCGCCCTCGGCGACGCTGGAGCCGGTCGCGCCCCCGTCGGTGCTGCCCGTGGCGTCACCCTGGCGACTCGGGGCGGCGCCGTCCGAGTCGTCGGAGCTGCTGCACGCCGCCAGCGACAGTCCGAGGACGACGGCCAGTGCGGCCGCGGCCTGGCGGCGGCGCAGGTGACCAGAGGCAAACGACATCGGGGCTCCCGGGATCAGACGACTGAGCACCCAGGGTAACTCCCGGTCGGGCACAGACCCGATTCGCCGGTCGACCGACGCGCGTCGTCAGCCCTCAGTGGGCGTGGACGCCTCGGTAGTACTCGAAGACGAGGCCGGCCAGGGCGACCGCACCGAGGATGCCGCCGATGATGAACAGCCACCAGGCGCCGGCAGCGACGCCGAAGACCATCACGCCGAGGGTGGCACCGCACCACAGCGGCCACCAGGAGTACGGCGGGAAGAACCCGAGCTCCCCGGCGCCGTCGGCGATCTCGCCGTCGAGGCGGTCCTCGGGACGCGGGTCCATCTTCTTGGCGTGGAAGCCGAGGTAGAGGGTGACCATGAGCGTCAGCAGCCCGGTCATGGCCAGCGCGGAGGTACCGGTCCAGTCACCGCCCTTGTCGCTGCTGTCGGTGACCAGCCAGTAGGCGGGGGTCACCAGGACCACGAAGACGGTCGTGATCCCGAAGATCCAAGCCTCGGACTTCATCGCGTGGGGTTCCCGTCTTCGTCGTCGTCGCGCGTGGTGTCGCGGGCGGTGTCCTGGTCGAGGCGCTCCTTGAGCAGGGTGTCGCGACCCTCCATGTCGGGCGCGTCGGCGAACTTGCCGTCACGCGCCGAGACGTTGTCGTCGAGCTCGATGGCCGCGACCTCGGGGTGGTGCAGGTCGAAGGCCGGCGACTCCGAGCGGATCCGCGGGATGGAGTGGAAGTTGTGTCGCGGCGGCGGGCAGCTGGTGGCCCACTCGAGAGAGCGGCCCCAGCCCCACGGGTCGTCGACCTCGACCTTGGGGGCCTTGCGGGACACGTAGACGTTGTAGAGGAACGGCAGCGTCGAGGCACCCAGCAGGAAGGCGCCGATGGTCGAGACCTGGTTGAGCGTCTCCCACCCGTCGGAGGCCTTGTAGTCGGCGTAGCGGCGCGGCATGCCCTCGACGCCCAGCCAGTGCTGGACCAGGAACGTGGTGTGGAAGCCGACGAAGAGCAGCCAGAAGTGGAGCTTGCCGAGCCGCTCG
This window contains:
- a CDS encoding c-type cytochrome; protein product: MRLLTRSAGRLSRHRRKPLAGLAVLFLALLLTGGAYSLFSPGAQAEQTGTTSDDIEAGRQLFLVSCSTCHGTNGEGIPTVRAGSQYGPPLTDVGAASVDFQVGTGRMPLVQPGQQAVRKPPVFDEEETRQLAAFVDSLGTGPEIPDKSAYTLPDDLTEAEREAAITRGGQIFLTNCTACHNFDGSGGAMPRGGHAPTLRGVDSRYIYEALLTGPQQMPSFSDGNLTPESKRDVIAYLKETEKTPGYGGSGLGNLGPVSEGLFAWLVGIGGLVGFAIWIAAHTTRSSKGKPSTTAVRLPPGAAGPNESGASA
- a CDS encoding ubiquinol-cytochrome c reductase iron-sulfur subunit, encoding MSDLDKHPAGDTGHDAHLPAVAEEPIANPGLPAHTWRPTDIDEGLAKRAERQVSALFTLSAVFTVLFVVSYFVFDIGDNWETVGGLGASTVMLGVCLGLALMLIGVGIIQWARKLMADQEMVEMRHPARSSDEDRAATVAALNAGLEESDLAKRPLIRRSMLLAMGLLGAPVVILLRDLGPTPSSVASAAEGTGLKHTLWGTRDKIRVVRDVVGTPIRVSDLQIGDLVNAVPDGIFDLEGVDLQVAKAKSAVIVVKMAPEDVKSQQGEGWGIDGVLCYSKICSHVGCPISLYERTTHHVLCPCHQSTFDLADSAKVIFGPAGRPLPQLPLAVDEEGYLVAQSDFKEPVGPSFWDREK
- a CDS encoding L,D-transpeptidase, producing MSFASGHLRRRQAAAALAVVLGLSLAACSSSDDSDGAAPSRQGDATGSTDGGATGSSVAEGDEPEPTGPAIDVNVAQGSRDVPVSTLVEVTAASGSLTSVAVTSPAGKVAGALSDDGRSWTASERLEPDTKYVVTAAAEADGASSKARTSFRAQALSLDEQTYPSVAPLDGETVGVGMPVIVTFDLPVTDHAEFERHMKVTASPAQKGSWYWLSDTEAHWRPATYWKAGTKVDVDVDVNGVDAGNGIYGQENRTVKFDVGASHVYKVDAQTHQMKVLENGRLLRTLPITTGKEGFTTRSGVKVIVEKFDSKRMNSETVGIPQGSSESYDIDNVQWAMRLTYSGEFIHAAPWSVGSQGHANVSHGCTGMSTADAAWLYAMSRRGDVVEYTGTDRPMTFDNGYGDWNKSFGQYRKGSAL
- the trpD gene encoding anthranilate phosphoribosyltransferase gives rise to the protein MTWPAVLSALVAGTDLSADQASWAMGEILAGEATPAQIAGFAVALRAKGETVAEVTGLADAMYARRTRITVEGRLLDVVGTGADRSNSVNISTMAAIVAAGAGVTVVKHGNRSASSLAGSADVLEALGIRLDLPPDRVAAVAEEAGITFCFAAAFNPAMRHTAVPRRELGIGTTFNFLGPLANPVRPAAQAIGCADPRMVPVMAGVFAERGSDAWVFRGDDGLDELTTTTTSTVYVATGGAVTGPFTVDPTALGLAPATTADLVGGDAAHNADVVRRLLAGDPGPVRDAVVLNAGAALAVHTADGSALDDALAAGIVRATAAIDSGAAHATLERWVAAAAS
- a CDS encoding YgjV family protein, whose translation is MTWLDLVGWGGSALLVFSLLQARVLRFRALNLVGCLILLVFNALLEVWPMVGMNAVLAAINVWFLVRLLRDRHDATAFEVIEVGRDDAYLRHLLAVHGDDIRRYQPDSTWAPVAERDHAFVVLHGNETVGVVLVDADHDVARVRLDYVTPRYRDFTPGEFVWRHSGVLAALGFRHVMSPPGMVDAYYARVGFRPNGREYVLDL
- a CDS encoding Lrp/AsnC family transcriptional regulator, with protein sequence MITAIVFVKAAVDQIPQVAEAIAALDGVTEVYSVTGQIDLIAMVRVRHHEDVAAVVADRVNKVPGVRETETHIAFRAYSRHDLESAFSLGLD
- a CDS encoding cytochrome b; amino-acid sequence: MSIDTSKVADSNTTTAATAKKPGKAGAVATWADDRLGLGGAMKKNLRKVFPDHWSFMLGEIALWSFVVLLLSGVFLTLWYVPSMGEIEYQGSYDPLRGVEMSEAYASTLKLSFDVRGGLLMRQMHHWAAMIFVASMMVHLLRVWFTGAFRKPRELNWVIGCILLLLGTLEGFTGYSLPDDLLSGTGIRAADGFLKATPVVGSYMSFFLFGGEFPGEAIIPRLYTIHVLLIPGILLGLIAAHMLLLVYHKHTQWPGPGRTEENVVGFPMLPVYAAKAGGFFFIVFGVAAFMGGLLSINPVWKFGPYDPTKVTAGSQPDWYMGWPDGLLRIIPGWESVIFGYTISWNVMIPILIVPPLMLVVLILLPFVDAWITGDKREHHLLQRPRDAPTRTAIMVALMTFYGLAWAAGGNDIIAIKLHLSINQITYFMRVAVFLGPVIAFFVTRRWCISLQRHDQDRLLHGYETGIIMRSPEGGYSERHLPISETEAYRLTARDRDVVYTADGHVDENGVAAPGGKLDGVRAKLSTLMFADTLQKPTAAEIEAAHHHAEHEHALTAAYDGSPADGHQFDGHHAVEGESLRGHDDQ
- a CDS encoding cytochrome c oxidase assembly protein, which codes for MSAAASVAVLSASEVLPRLTPGAFFSQWSPAPLPVVVTVWACGLYLLGVARLRRRGDAWPLGRTVAFVGVGMGAFLVATTSGLAAYDTTLVSVHMVQHMVLSMVVPLFLALGAPVTLALRTLPARPRRWLLTLLHSRVARVLSFPPLTFGLYVISPWALYFSGWYRASLEHVWVHEAMHVHLVVVGALFFWPLMGIDPVPGRVSYPFRVALTVGTLPFHAFLGITIMGQSTLLGGDWYPRLHDGPMGEWLPSPAADQNLAGGILWASGDLIGLSFFVVLFVQWVRQSMAEAKREDRRLDLIEAREARAAQAAEPASPSHG
- a CDS encoding cytochrome c oxidase subunit 3 — encoded protein: MPASRLHGHHDRPSMVAVGTIIWLSSELMFFAALFASYFTIRSVSPELWSQNTEALNVPFAAGNTTILVLSSLTCQLGVFAAERGQVGRSGGLLDIRKWGLREWFILTYLMGAVFIGGQALEYAELIHEGITIPDSAYGTMFYLTTGFHGLHVTGGLIAFLLVLGRTYLARKFTHEQAVSAIVVSYYWHFVDVVWIGLFATIYLIK
- a CDS encoding cytochrome c oxidase subunit 4 — its product is MKSEAWIFGITTVFVVLVTPAYWLVTDSSDKGGDWTGTSALAMTGLLTLMVTLYLGFHAKKMDPRPEDRLDGEIADGAGELGFFPPYSWWPLWCGATLGVMVFGVAAGAWWLFIIGGILGAVALAGLVFEYYRGVHAH